The genomic region CATGGCACTTCTGGAATACCTGGGGAATGGACACATATATAGAGCTTAAATAATGCATTCAACAGAAACTATCGTCCTTGAGTTGAACTCTCTTTTCTTTGCTACTAGTGCTTGATATTGCTGTATTGACTTGGTTCTTCATGTAGGTAACATATAACAAAAATCTATTAATTTTCAATGGACATCTTTCCTTACACTCTGTATTACAGTTTGGGAAACATAGGAACAAAGAGGGCAGTATCTTGTCCGTAGCTGCTGGGAAGGTCAGCCTGAGCTGACATCACAACTCCCGACTCCTGGTGAGTGGGCAAACCACTGACTGCTCATGATGGGCCAAAAGTCACAGAGCTGCCTTAACTGTCACCAGAGAGAGAGCTAGCAGGGACCCCCGTGCTAGAAGCAGGTTCTGCACATGTTGagagacacaaaacaaaaacatttgcCTTCTGGTAAtgatttcttctggtttttaaagCCTCTCCTTGCTGGACACCAACTTACCAGCTGAAGCAGAGACGGAGTTGCGCAATTTCATTGCTAAGCGTCTTACTAAAGGAGCCCTGTTTGAAGGAATGGGGAATGTAGCATCAGTGGGGCTGAGgtaaatttttgaaataattggTGAATGAGAGCTGTAAGGAACACTGGCAGGACTGCACATCttgcctgcctgctgctgcacttAGGTTTAATCCTGATTCCATTTTCTTGATCTATTGCTGCCGTTAATAACAGCCTTACACAATGGCACTTTCCTTTTTTAGGTAGCtttgagaaaaatacttttgttttaaattatttactgtttgAATACTTGAAAAATACTACATATGTTTatgattatttccttttaaactcCTCTGAtcagacagaagaaagaagagaagatcTAAGAGCTCTACATGTGGCCATAGGAGCCACCAATGCTGGTGGTTAAAATTACCTCAGAAATCATCTATGTCTGCTTTTTGCATTTACTTATTGTGACGTATCTGGAAGAAAgtaatgtaattattttcttttttcttcttgtttttataGCATACCAGAAGGTAAAGTTGGTTGTTACTACTGTCGTTTCCAACAAGAAAGTCTTCTGGAAATGGCAACATTGGAATCAGACATCAATGCTCCAGAATATGTGGTTTGTTTCTTAGGTGGCTCAGAGAAAGGTCTGGAACTATATCCTTACCTTTAACTTTCTTAACCTGTATGGAGAGGGAGATGATGTAAAAATTATCTTgttgttttgtctgtttctaCTTGAAATCAGCTCGTTTGTGCACACCTTCCAGTAACTGAAAATGTCAGTAACAGCCAtatactgaaaggaaaaaaatgcaggtcTTAACTGAGGCATCTTATTTTCCTTAAGAAGATACTTTCAGACTTGAGTTGGACAAATACATTCAAAATTTGAAGATAAATCTTGATTTGGAGGTAAAGCCTAACTTTTTTTAAGttgtaaaaattaatatttatgcaGATTAATTGCTAAAACAATCTGGAAGATCTAATCTATAAAGACAAAATAGGTGTTTCAAGTACCAGTATGAAACACTGGGAGAGGTACTTGACTCGCTGTAGTACAATGAATGTCTAAGGTGCTATCAACCACAcaagtcaaaaggaaaaaaaaaaaggggggacTTTTTTGTGTTAGTCATAAATCTCTTAAAGGTCACTTACAGTTAAATTTGGAGAGAAGAATAACTAATAAAAGGTAATGGTCTGCAAGGAAGTTATCAATGTCCACCTCGATTCTTACCAGTTCTGAATGTTAAGAAAGGACATTTGTGGGTTTCTTGTCACATTTTTCTAGTGGAAGTTCTGCATTTTAAGTCTCTTTGTCATCCCATCTGCTGTTGCATGGCCTTCACTTAATATATACCATAATATTACAGTTCTGGCTGTTTCTTAAAATGCAAAGCCTTTCATTGCTGATAAAGtgagtctttaaatgtcaaACTCATTATTTTAGTTCACTGTGGTTTGAGGTTAAGAAGGCTCCAACATCCAAATATCTTATGTTGAGTAGATTATTAATAAAGCTTCTATTTGCATAGAAATCTAATTTGTAGTTAaagtttttaatgtttcaaCTTGTTACAGCAAAAAAACTTGGAGACCTGTGTTAGCCCCTACCTGAGGAGCTGGTTTGAGGATGCCATCTGCCCTATTCAGAGGGTCATGCAGCTCTTCCAGGACAAACTCGCCTCTCTGCTACATGCTGTAAGTGTATTTAAAACTGGATAGCTAAAAACCCTCCAGAAGGCATCTCAGTGACTCTAGCATGGTTAAAATGTTTCTTGCATTTGCTTTCCCAGCAGGAGTAAATGAAAACTCCTTTTCCCCCACTTTTTTtgattgtggtttttttgtttctttgtttttgtttttgtttttattcagaGCAAGTACTTTTCCCGTGCTTATTGCTAAGGAAGCATATAACAATTTCTtctatcaattaaaaaaaccccaattacCTAATGGTGTCCATGCTGAAATTAGAATAAGAAAATTAGAAACAACATGAGCAGGCTGTCCATGCTATAATTCCTCTGAATGAAAAGGGGTGTTACATTGTGTATGTGCCTTGTGTAATtcactggaaacagaaaagagacTAATCCTAGCTCTAGTCCCCAAGTTTGAGGAGGCTCTGGATAGAATAATTTACAGAATGTAACTGCTGAATGTCTTTCTAAGTGTGAAACCAGCTGCAATGACTACAATACAGAGTACTGCCTTGAcaagaacaatttttaaaataccacatTATGTATTTATTGCTTGGAACTGCAATATCAACAAAATTAATACTGAAGTTGTAtccagctttttcctttttttccctcttcttgtttctttttttgtttaaggcTCTGAGTTACACTCCTGTAGAAGTCAAAAATGCagatgaaagaacagaaaaggacATCAGcaggtaaaaatattttgagaccAAGGAACCTTTGAGTAATTTGGCTTCTGTGTATGACAGTCACCTTGGTGTCCAGGAGTTGTAAAAGAGCAAACAGTTGACAAGAGCTTTCTTTGTCAGGttcctggcagctgccagcctcCAAGGACTTGTCCAGGAAGGCACAATGACCTCTCTGTGTATTGCCATGACAGAGGAACAGCACAAGTCCATGGTTATAGATTGTAGTGGacctcagccccagctgcatAATGCAGGTGAGATTACAGCTGTGAACACTTCATGTTTCTCCCTTGGATCCAtcagctgctgagagctgtgaCATTAGAAGCAGTTGAGGATATGCAGAAGCTTATAGGCTCCTGCCCAGAAAGTTTGGGTTCTGGCTGGAAACAGGAACACCTGTTGTCCTGTGAGGTACCAGAGTAGTTTGTTATACCAGACACACTGAAACCCTGGGTTGAAAATGCTTGGTAATAAAATCCACAGTACATTTAGTTTGTGACCATGAAAGTATGACTTGTACATTTCAGGGAATctgcaaaactttttttcctgttgtggTTTTGACAAATGTTGGGAAAAGGAATTCAACAATCAGAACCCAGTCTTGTGTAATCGCTGTAGCTGTGTTTGCCTTTCTTTCCCACATGTATTGTTTTTCCTTAAGACTTATTTCCTGGCCCAGGTATATTGTTATCAGTTGTTATGTGAGAGTGATTAAACCAGGTGAATGCAGCTGTATATTTATGTTGAGCTCATATGCtttttctcatctcttctcTGTGTTCCTGAACATTTAACAGGAAGCAACAGATTCTGTGAGGATTGGATGCAGGCTTTTGTGAATGGTGCTGAAGGTGCAAATCCATTTCTCTTCCGGCAGATTTTGGAGAACTTTAAATTGAAGGTACCTGTTCATATATATTAAAGACTTGAAGAAGATATTAGGGTTACTGAGGGAGCAAATACGatatgcaaaatattattttgcagTGAATAAAAGTTTTAGGTTATTATGATGTCTGTATGTCATTAACTGATTAACTCTGAAGCTTAATTTGAGGGCTGGCTTACTGTAGTTGACAAGAACAGCTGTGAAGTGGTGTGAAAGTTTCTTCAGTGAATGCTCCAAAGGTGTTTTCTCAAATTTAAAGTAAGATCcaccttttttgttgttgctgtttgttttcttaaaatactgttaaTCTGAGCCTTGCACATGCAATCTCATGTAACTGGTACCATGGGTTCAGTAGTTAACACTTCTTAAGTGAGCTGCCATAATATGAGAATTCTTGCTACAAGTTGGACACATCACGTTGTGTCCACATATTTTGCATCATTACAGTAAAAGCTATAATATGCATCCAAGACGATATTCAGTTCTTACATTACTCTTAAGTAGTAATACAAAATTCTTAttggaaatgcttttgcttCTCGTGCTATTTGTCCTTTATTTTCCACAACAATGTGTTTTCATTCCATGTAGGAGGATAAGAAAATGCTCTGTTACTCTTTCCCCAGGCTATCCAGGACATTAACAACCTGAAGAGGTTTATCCGCCAGGCTGAAATGAACCACTATGCCTTGTTCAAGTGCTACCTGTTCCTGAAGAACTGTGGCAGTGGAGACATCCTGCTGAAGATTGTGAAAGTAGAACATGCAGAAATGCCAGAAGCCAGGAACGTAGTGACTGTCCTGGAGGAATTCATGAGGGAAACATCAATAGCTTAAAATTATCTGACgtataaataatttcttctgtgcaGCTATTGcaggatttttaatttatatttaaaagtattGCCCAACTCAAACCTTAGTTGCAGTTTCATCtgccttttcttgtttttagaCAAAGCAGTATGAGCTTTTTAAATGTGTAAATATCAGATAATATTAACTCCTGCAGAGTTTTCAGATTCTCCAGCTGACTTGCTCCTGTTCTGAGGAAATAATGACATTTGATTTTTACAGTCAttgcaaaaccaaaccccaatCCCTTACCTGGCAAGCATTTcactgttttaaatattttaagtatttttaaaataattttgatctGGCTACTGTGTTTTAATAAAGAAGCACAAACATCTGGATAGATCTAGATAATAAATGAATTAATCATATTAGTTAAGAGAACCTAGGTAACAAGTCCATAGCTGGTTTCTGCTTTCAAACTAGTGGTTTGTTCTGCTGCCACTGGATAAACAGGTTGTTAATTGGTACAGAACAGAGCTGCCTTAAGACTGAACCATTGCAGTGATCAGTTTGTATGTGCCTGTATGtatgcatacatacacacaaCAGCTATCTGAAACTCCCAGGCTCTTTGATGTACCCTCTTCTTCCTTAGTCTGAAGTGTGATCAAGACCTTCTTTGTATGTTCTTCTATTACAGTTTTGCATAACTGTAAATTACTGTATGTTTTTCAAtcatgaagaaatgaaaaagttcCCACATCTAATAATAAGACCTCTTcagaatttgaaggaaattaaCTTCCCAACTTAATTACTCATActttaaaacatttctctgtatttcagcaATGAATTCTTACCCACATCATGGGACACACAGGCAGCAGAATACCTGAAGGAAATCTTTATCTACAGCTGGAATAAAAACTCACGAAGTCTCTGAGTAACTTCAGAAAGAGGATGATTTCTGTAAACCTGATACAAGCAAAATTCCCTGTTGGTTCCCTTTGCAGCAGAGGGTGTTTGAACAACTCCCCCTGAAACAGTGACTGTAACTAACGTGGTTCAGTGTGACTTGTGCCGATGCTCTGTACTGTGATGGCAGaagttgctgcttttctgtgacaCCATCACGTTGAACCTATAATAAGGATGACAATAAAACACATTCAAAACCTCAACTGTGTACCTATAAATTGTCAATGAGTGTGGTCCTTGACGTCTCCTGTTTAAAACCCTTTATCCCTCAATGCAGAGGAGCTGCAAGTGTGGTATTAGCAGCCAACGTGACATACGGTGTCGTATTTGGGCAGgtcaaacaagaaaagaaaagtagtgtgaaagaaaacaaactcctCATTCAATCATTTGCAGGAGCTCTGAGAAGTAAcaagtgttttctttcatgAGTGAGCACCACTCAATAAAATGTCACCCTTTGTTGCTCCTGTACATTTCTAGCAAAATTGGAGCACTGATTGTTCAGTTTTTTGGCTGATCAGGACACAAGAGTGAGCTCAGTGCTTAAATAAGTTGGATGTGAAAAACAGGTAGCAAGAAAAATGTAGGGTACTAGTAGGCAGTAACACTTTGTATTAATTGACAAAAACTGACAAAACCCACCTTACCTTCTTGCTGAAAGTCCTCAGCTAATTAATAGAGAGATTTGAGTGTCTTGGAAAGTTCAGTTCAGTGCAGAGAACTGACAGCAAGAGCTGAGTCCTACACATGGTAGCAGTGATCTGCCTCCCTTGGGAGTAGCACATCTGACAGGAACTGCTCCTATAGACATCTTCATTCCTATAATTTACACTTTAACCCAGTGTTTCCCAACAAAAACAcaacttatttttcaaaatgagcCTCCCCCTTGCACATTGGtagaaggatttttattttaaccagTTGGAGGTTTACTGCAGAACTTTCTGGATATGTCGTTTCCACTCTTGATTCAAGAGATGGGTGTTGGCTCTGAGATTTGAAAATATTCAGTAGAGCCTGATGTTAAAAGAGCACAACCCTCCTCCCCAGTACAAAAATTTACTCAAATGTACTTGGTCGTCAACTTCCCTGCAGTTCTGAGGTCACAACTGCTCTGAAGGGACAGCTGCCAAAAGGTGGGACAACACCTGAATTTCCATACAAGTTCCAAGCTATTTCTGCATGCTCATTAGATCTCATGGAGAAATGAAGCTGCAGTTCACTCTCCCCTTCATCTGTTAGACAGACATAAAAACTGAGTTACCAATATCATTATTAGAAGATTACGATGGCAGAGCTCCAAACCAAGGGCTCTTTTGTTAAATACTGTGTTAACTGTACACAAACTTATAAAACTGTCATTGAAAGTTCtttcttggttggttttttggtatGTGATATAGAACAACTcaattttattacaaaaaaagaaaagaaaaattaaactgaaaaaaaccaacaacaaaaaaccaccaccaaattTAATGGATTCTGCGCTCAAATAATATTGTCACAACAAAAATATACAGAATGTAcacaatacaaaaatatttggaaacatACAATAGCATCTTACCTTGCAAATATCATTTTGTTTTACTAGCCCTTCACAGGGAAAGTACCATTTGTTCAGTATTTTAAGGCAGAAAATTACATAGTTTAGTGCTTTGCTTGGAAGTGTTGTTAGCATTAGAAGTGTAactaaaagaaaagctgcataAATCTGGCTTTATTTGCAAACTGAACAGACACTGTGGGAGTCAGGAGAGAATCAGTGACAATGTGTCTATCAAGCTCACTAAAAATAAGGTACTTTAGCTACTTAAATCATAGAAAGTATTTTGTGCTCTGTGTTGTAAAGTACCCCGAAACATAAATTTTCTGTACTCCTACTGGCATTTCAGAAATACCTCATTAGAAAGCTTTTCCAATTAAAAGCCAGTGATTAAAATACATCTACCTTTAAATAAGCTTGGTTTCTGTCTTAAGTGTGATTCTTTTTTACAGAGCTGCAAAATGCACTGTAGTCCTTTATAACCAGCTCTTGGCATCCGTGATTAGAGAAGGAATCTTTGAGTTCTACCACacaaagcactgcagagcagccaccacTGTAAGAGGAGCAGGGGAGCAGCAACACTCAGAGGTGCTGGTCTGGGTTCTCTAGTCCCAGCTTGCCCCCAGAGGTGGCTGGTGTTGAACTGCCATGTTCACATTCTCCAGTTCCACTTCAGGCAAAGCCAGTGGATGGATGTTCCAAAGCAACTGGGCTGAGCTTGAATCTATGCGAACAGACTTTGAGCTCTTTACTCAATGAAGAATGTGTGAAAGTCCTACCCACGATCCTGTGAGACTAAATATTGGCACAGAACAGCAGCTGCCTTGTGAGGTCAGCAGTCAGCTGTCATGTTAGTACCAGCTCTGAACATGTCAGATTCCATCCTTCATAGCCCCGTTCACACTCAAAGGGCCCAATCTGATCTAAAACACATGGGCAGTATAATCCATCAGAAGGAGCAAGGTGTTGGGGTACAGAATCCCTGAGCTTTATTTCCAGTAACAGTTTCTCTAGCTTCCCCCTTCCCTGTTGATAACATACTTCCCACTGCCAAAGGAGCAAGTAGTGAAAAACCACAATACGCCACGTAAGTGCTAAGATTCCTCATCAACTGACAGGGAAACAGTGACACAAGATGTTGTCTTAAAAACTCAGCAAAAGTAAACTCATCAGCATTTTTATGACTGCTACAACTCACTCAGAGATTGTTTCTGCTAATCTCCTCTCCCATCACTGCATGACaactctctccctcctccctcctaTGTTATTACCGCTGTGTGTAAAACTAATCTTTACCTGTTTCCAAGCATCTAGGAATAAAAGGTGCCATTTGCGGTCCCCGTGGACTTTGATCTGTCTGGTTCTCcacttttctcctcttcctcacgGCTGTCGCAGCCACTTGTCACGCCCGTCCCCGGGAGGCGGCCGGAGCCGGGCCGGTGCTACTGCCCGCCGCCGGCAGGTGTCCCTGGCAGCTTCGCATCCAGCACCGCCGGCTCCCCGCCTGCCGCACCGCCCCTAATCCTCCCGGACCACTGCTGCAATGAACTCACTGCAAGTCAAATCCACCACACAAAcggctgcttttttttttttttctcccccaggTGTTGTGTCCTCACTCAAGGACACAGCATAAAATAACTTGCTCCGAGGTGCACTGTTCAAACCTGTACACTGGTGACAGTCCTTGCCCTCTGCTCTAGCACTGCACAGTTATAAGGTTCAATAGATTCACGTTTTATCCGACTGATGGAAAATCCTGGCAgtagctgaaataaaaccacaactAATCATTGAAACCAGTTGCTCGGTGGATGCTCCTTCAGGAACACACTACTGACTGTGACAGGTTGGAACCATGAATGAGTAGGATGGAGAATATTACATCTCCAGCATGAGCCAGCAGCTTCAAGGACATCTGGAGGTAACAGAAAAGCCTGGCTGCTGTTAGGtctgtggtgctgcagcactgtggcACTCATGGGTGTGTTAGAAAATAACATAACTGGAATTCATGATACTCTGTAAAAACATAGCAAGTTTTCACACTGTaattttaatgattaaaaaaataatttaaaagcttaagcactttgtgctgcttctggctCCATGAGTTGGTTGATTCTTAGCAGACAACAGGCTCTGTGCACAAACTGCTCCATGTATGGGTGGAGATTTCAGCTCTGATGAGCAGGAATGTGAGAGGGTTGCATTCTTTCACCTACAATAAATCTAACACTGCCTTAAAGTCTGGCCTTTCTGATCCCCAGGGTTGTTTGTAGACTTGCTCGGGCAGGGTATGGGGACACAGAATGGAAGTCAGAAAGATGAACAACAATTTAAAAGAACAAGTCATAAGATCAACTTCAGAGCTGTTTTCAACCAGTTCATGTAAACTACATTCATCTATGGAACAAGGACCAAGGAAGGCTGTCTGGATTCCTCTGTTCAGCTCCTTCTTGCTCCTGAGCTGAGCAAAGACGTGTTTGCCATGATCAAGCTGATCAAGAAACTGGTGGCTCTTCAACTTGTACCTTACTGTTTCACCACAGAGCACACACTGGCAGGCACGGAAACctctgctggggagcagctcatAGGCACTAAGTAGATTTCAGCTGAGAAgccaaaaataaaagtcaatTGGTGCATATTGCACTCTGGTAAATTATAGGCAAAATAATCTGGGGTTGTTTTGCAACTGaaattttctgtcaaaattttaaaagctttcctAAAACTTAAGGGGAGCTCTCATTCCTGGTCATCTCTGTTTTCAAGACATCTGTAATGACAAAGGCTTAGCAATAGGTGAGGGAAGGAATGTCCTCCTTACTTGTTAACCGTGTCAGAACTCTCCTAGCTTCCgttctccttcctgcctgctgctctcagggGGATCCATGGCTACGACACTCACTGGGCCAGCACCTGCTACAATATATGGGAACTTTTGTGACTGCTGTGATCTGGACCCAAACTGCAGAGGTAAAATGGCACAGGGAACCAGTCCCTTCTTCAAAATGAACAGAGCTCTGGCCCATATCCCTTCCTCTTGGTCCTCGATTGAGGGCCCATGAGCAATGTACTGGCCATGCAGAACAACAAAAGTGCAGTCATCCTCAGAAATCCCATTTCTGTGCACAAAGGTGgcaaaaattgtttcttttgcagGTAAGGCTTATTCCAGGCTGTAGAAACACTTATTTTGTCCCCCCTCCTTCTGAAGCAAGAGAACTTTTACTAGTGCATCCTGTGGGAGTGAACTTCACCCCTCAACCCAGAGATATTTTTCCGTAAGAGGCAAAGAAAGGGGCAGCTGATAAGCActtgtggatgtcccatctAGAAGGACAGGCTCCTACTAGCTTGTGGTATCATCTGGCAGCATGGATAGCACAGCTGAGAGAATAAAGCCCACAAGACAGAGACATTTTTCTACAGAGCAAACACAACTGCTATAGTACCCATGGGATATGCTGTGAAAGGCTCTGGTGGCTGGTGCCTGTGCACcaacaagaaagagaaaaaaggaagggaggagCTTGTCTGGAGAGAGTCTTACAGCTGCTTTATCCAGACCACCGAATAGGTGGgtaaaggggagagaaaaggagggcACCCACATTCCTGGGCTGTAATTTGGCAGCTCTCTAAAGGGACAAGCAAAATAAGCACCTTACAGAGACGAGTACCTATAAGCACTGCTTGTGCTACCGAGGTCGCCATGTGGTTCCCAGGTCCATGCAGGCAACTGTATGGACTATGCCATAGCCCAGTTACAGATTGCCTGAATCTGGGCTTGACCAGCGTTAAAGAAAAAGGCATCATTTCAACTAACTGTTGTTTGGAGCTCCTGAACATCCATTGCTTCAGGAAGAGGCACCCTCAAAATTTAGCAGTCATCTTAAAACCAGTTTTAACCATTTCACAATGATCACTAGCAAATAACACCTTTTCCACTTCAGTGGGAAACCAGTGCTGCATACAAACTGATTTAACTCCACTGCCTTCAGTGGACTAGACCCCAAATGGACTGTATGGCTGTAATGACTGGATAGTTCCTACCCTGGGCTGCTGGAGGTGATCATGGTCCCACTTTCCTAGTAAGAACCTGCTGGAAGTGTTGAGATCCTTGCTAGGAGCTCACTGCAGGCCAGGTGTTTGGTCAGTGTGGCCAGAAAAAATGTGAGAAGAAAACAGGACCTGATTGTCGTCTGATAAAACCACAAATGAACATTTGccctccttttcttcatccctcaaaaaaaaaaaaaaaaaaaaaaaaaaaaaaaaaaaacaaaaaaaaaaaaacaccacaaaaaaccaaaaaacaaaaaaaaccaaacaaaaccaaacacacccACAAGCCACAGTAGGCTGGGAAGGGGGGGagaataattaattaaaattaagctAAACATGCACAGTAAAAGTCACCTCTGGCTGCGTGTCCACAACACTAAGATTCCCAATGTTTATAGTGCAACTTCATTTGACCTGTAGTTGAAGACCAGTCTCCATCACTTTGTGTGATCAAGTTCTGCTGATTCCTTTTAAAGTTG from Corvus moneduloides isolate bCorMon1 chromosome 19, bCorMon1.pri, whole genome shotgun sequence harbors:
- the C19H17orf75 gene encoding protein Njmu-R1 isoform X2, yielding MTSYCSRWGEDTARTLRKLLPAPGPGAGSRHTRRAGWQRSPVAPRCTGGAGAAMLPVLPDGDERELESSEEGGGTGEERRPERHGCTYHGLYGYRSLSLLDTNLPAEAETELRNFIAKRLTKGALFEGMGNVASVGLSIPEGKVGCYYCRFQQESLLEMATLESDINAPEYVVCFLGGSEKGLELFRLELDKYIQNLKINLDLEQKNLETCVSPYLRSWFEDAICPIQRVMQLFQDKLASLLHAALSYTPVEVKNADERTEKDISRFLAAASLQGLVQEGTMTSLCIAMTEEQHKSMVIDCSGPQPQLHNAGSNRFCEDWMQAFVNGAEGANPFLFRQILENFKLKAIQDINNLKRFIRQAEMNHYALFKCYLFLKNCGSGDILLKIVKVEHAEMPEARNVVTVLEEFMRETSIA
- the C19H17orf75 gene encoding protein Njmu-R1 isoform X4 is translated as MTSYCSRWGEDTARTLRKLLPAPGPGAGSRHTRRAGWQRSPVAPRCTGGAGAAMLPVLPDGDERELESSEEGGGTGEERRPERHGCTYHGLYGYRSIPEGKVGCYYCRFQQESLLEMATLESDINAPEYVVCFLGGSEKGLELFRLELDKYIQNLKINLDLEQKNLETCVSPYLRSWFEDAICPIQRVMQLFQDKLASLLHAALSYTPVEVKNADERTEKDISRFLAAASLQGLVQEGTMTSLCIAMTEEQHKSMVIDCSGPQPQLHNAGSNRFCEDWMQAFVNGAEGANPFLFRQILENFKLKAIQDINNLKRFIRQAEMNHYALFKCYLFLKNCGSGDILLKIVKVEHAEMPEARNVVTVLEEFMRETSIA
- the C19H17orf75 gene encoding protein Njmu-R1 isoform X1 yields the protein MTSYCSRWGEDTARTLRKLLPAPGPGAGSRHTRRAGWQRSPVAPRCTGGAGAAMLPVLPDGDERELESSEEGGGTGEERRPERHGCTYHGLYGYRRSAQQGAAGGDGSAGGAVAHTPSTEDFSLSLLDTNLPAEAETELRNFIAKRLTKGALFEGMGNVASVGLSIPEGKVGCYYCRFQQESLLEMATLESDINAPEYVVCFLGGSEKGLELFRLELDKYIQNLKINLDLEQKNLETCVSPYLRSWFEDAICPIQRVMQLFQDKLASLLHAALSYTPVEVKNADERTEKDISRFLAAASLQGLVQEGTMTSLCIAMTEEQHKSMVIDCSGPQPQLHNAGSNRFCEDWMQAFVNGAEGANPFLFRQILENFKLKAIQDINNLKRFIRQAEMNHYALFKCYLFLKNCGSGDILLKIVKVEHAEMPEARNVVTVLEEFMRETSIA
- the C19H17orf75 gene encoding protein Njmu-R1 isoform X3 encodes the protein MTSYCSRWGEDTARTLRKLLPAPGPGAGSRHTRRAGWQRSPVAPRCTGGAGAAMLPVLPDGDERELESSEEGGGTGEERRPERHGCTYHGLYGYRRSAQQGAAGGDGSAGGAVAHTPSTEDFSIPEGKVGCYYCRFQQESLLEMATLESDINAPEYVVCFLGGSEKGLELFRLELDKYIQNLKINLDLEQKNLETCVSPYLRSWFEDAICPIQRVMQLFQDKLASLLHAALSYTPVEVKNADERTEKDISRFLAAASLQGLVQEGTMTSLCIAMTEEQHKSMVIDCSGPQPQLHNAGSNRFCEDWMQAFVNGAEGANPFLFRQILENFKLKAIQDINNLKRFIRQAEMNHYALFKCYLFLKNCGSGDILLKIVKVEHAEMPEARNVVTVLEEFMRETSIA